A single window of Zea mays cultivar B73 chromosome 10, Zm-B73-REFERENCE-NAM-5.0, whole genome shotgun sequence DNA harbors:
- the LOC100276349 gene encoding uncharacterized protein LOC100276349 (The RefSeq protein has 2 substitutions, 1 frameshift compared to this genomic sequence), with product MVGARRCSSSSVPLPAPFFSFFSLLSATGSHGAGPCSMPTPLLLFSLPQAPLLPALCSAQEPPWCLEMVGVFHMAGNLLIQTRCLSSLVACSEHPSPTSSLASPAELLLGRALLMPVAPIPIQISCPFSSAASLLRGFLVALVVGLQPGVRSPSATPLKPVLVVDXASSRFARSTKRRVVWTTHVTNLDSSRLFTWYFVD from the exons ATGGTGGGGGCGCGCAGATGTTCCTCTAGCTCGGTGCCCCTCCCTGCtccatttttttcctttttctctctgCTCTCTGCCGCTGGCAGCCATGGCGCTGGCCCCTGCTCCATGCCGACGCCCCTGCTCCTCTTCTCTCTACCGCAAGCACCCCTCCTCCCTGCTCTCTGTTCGGCGCAGGAGCCCCCATGGTGCCTTGAAATGGTTGGCGTCTTCCACATGGCCGGAAATCTCCTCATCCAAACTCGCTGCCTGTCCTCGCTGGTCGCGTGCAGCGAGCATCCCTCGCCGACATCCTCCCTCGCCTCGCCAGCCGAGCTCCTTCTTGGTCGAGCTCTCCTCATGCCCGTCGCGCCTATTCCCATCCAGATTTCGTGCCCTTTCTCTAGTGCAGCATCACTGTTGCGGGGTTTCCTCGTCGCACTCGTCGTTGGGCTCCAACCGGGTGTGCGCAGCCCATCCGCGACGCCGTTGAAACCCGTG CTAGTGGTCGACGTCG CTTCGCGCTTTGCCCGTTCAACGAAACGCCGAGTCGTGTGGACAACCCATGTGACTAATCTCGATTCGTCCAGGTTGTTCACTTGGTATTTTGTGGATTAA